In Procambarus clarkii isolate CNS0578487 chromosome 25, FALCON_Pclarkii_2.0, whole genome shotgun sequence, the following proteins share a genomic window:
- the LOC138368546 gene encoding trichohyalin-like: MRYGDKALGYEEKELGYGLGYEDKELGYVDKKQGFGDNELVYEDKELGYEDKELEYEDKELGYEDKKLGNEDKEVGYEDKEQGYEGIVLGYEGMKLGYEDKELTYEDKELGGYEDKELGYEDKELGYEDKELGYENKDLGYKDNDLGYKDKEIRYEDKKLGI; this comes from the exons ATGAGATATggggacaaggcgctgggatatgaggagaaggagctaggatatggg ctgggatatgaggacaaggagctgggatatgtggacaagaagCAGGGATTTGGGGATaatgagctggtatatgaggacaaggagctgggatatgaggacaaggagctggaatatgaggacaaggaactgggatatgaggacaagaagctgggaaatgaggacaaggaggtgggatatgaggacaaggagcagggatatgaagGCATCGTGCTGGGATATGAAGGcatgaagctgggatatgaggacaaggagctgacatatgaggacaaggagctggg tggatatgaggacaaggagctgggatatgaggacaaggagctgggatatgaggacaaggagctgggatatgagaacaaggatctgggatataaggacaatgatctaggatataaggacaaggagataAGATATGAAGACAAGAAGCTGGGAATATAA
- the LOC138368547 gene encoding coiled-coil domain-containing protein 70-like — MWGKVLGYEDKVLGYEAKECGNENKELGNEDKELGYEDNVLGYEDKVLGCGDKVQGFEDKVLGYEAKELGHEDKELRYKDKQLGYENKEVEYEDRELGYDVKELGYKDKELGYEDKVLGYEDKVLGYEDKELGHEDKELRYKDKELGYENKEVEYEDRELGYDGKELGYED; from the coding sequence ATGTGGGGaaaagtgctgggatatgaggacaaggttcttgggtatgaggccaaggagtgtggaaatgagaacaaggagctgggaaatgaggacaaagaactgggatatgaggacaacgtgctgggatatgaggacaaagtgcTGGGATGCGGGGACAAAGTGCAGGGTTTTGAGGACAAGGTGCTAgggtatgaggccaaggagctgggacatgaagacAAAGAGCTGAGGTataaggacaagcagctgggatatgagaacaaggaggtgGAATATgaagacagggagctgggatatgatgtcaaggagctgggatataaggacaaagagctgggatatgaggacaaggtgctaggatatgaggacaaagtgctgggatatgaggacaaggagctgggacatgaagacAAAGAGCTGaggtataaggacaaggagctgggatatgagaacaaggaggtgGAATATgaagacagggagctgggatatgatggaaaggagctaggatatgaggactag